A window from Sphingobacterium hotanense encodes these proteins:
- a CDS encoding RNA polymerase sigma-70 factor, protein MDLKKGDVHAFQVVFDAYSANIFNLSLQILKSKVQAEEVVQETFFKLWFHREELDDAKELWPYIYVIAKRICFNQLRSLKYNQLAQQELIKNMTLSVEDSVHQLTEISNILQESVNLLPARQKQVWIMSREEGKSHKEIADELGISPNTVKNTIVQSLKTLRHTFKEADYLYFILFLFFI, encoded by the coding sequence ATGGATTTGAAGAAAGGCGATGTTCATGCCTTTCAGGTTGTATTTGATGCTTATTCAGCCAACATCTTTAACCTATCCCTCCAAATTCTGAAAAGCAAAGTACAAGCGGAGGAAGTCGTCCAGGAAACATTTTTTAAACTCTGGTTTCATCGTGAGGAATTGGATGATGCCAAAGAATTATGGCCATATATTTATGTGATCGCCAAAAGAATCTGTTTTAATCAATTGAGATCCTTAAAGTATAATCAGCTAGCTCAGCAGGAATTGATCAAGAATATGACGCTATCGGTAGAGGATTCTGTTCATCAGCTTACTGAAATCAGTAATATCCTGCAGGAGTCTGTCAATTTATTACCCGCGAGACAGAAACAGGTTTGGATCATGAGCAGAGAGGAAGGCAAATCGCATAAAGAAATTGCGGATGAATTAGGGATTTCTCCAAATACCGTAAAAAATACTATAGTACAATCCTTAAAAACTTTACGCCATACCTTTAAAGAAGCAGATTATCTGTACTTTATATTATTTTTGTTTTTCATATAG
- a CDS encoding acyltransferase family protein — MLYSFSPSDKKRRSDLDGIRAFAIFIVLGYHLQIPWFNNGFIGVDIFFVLSGYLITELLLRNGLEDRSDIIAFYWRRAHRLLPAFLFMLGIVAILVWLLVPLKIVDFAKNAFWSLGYLSNMYYYFTSGYFSTSAQLNFLLHTWSLSIEVQFYLLYPLLLFLLAKKSKNYPRSIVWSLVILLCISILWMILLGPKNEKATFYLFPSRLWEFLCGALILFIRQPLLQKLSSFQRMWIAILSWISLFALVLLLEARDLQGWPSIATILPLLCVSVIILMEFDLQVYRFPLIANLAKYSYGLYLWHWPLIVLATYLGMDRTWTTSFMIIFISSSVAIFSYQLIERRTITREKKLLIPAIIMSLGTLTFTHPRIPNLIFSESQLDTYRTLRDYKTQIAPVQYGFSKTHLQYHEPFESLGTVSQISLSDSICNYLLIGDCHAGMFSYSLKRAAQQHGVNLVIISMDETFPVKNAPGNYVGPRDKMRYLFDEFIPRNQYQFEKIILMADYTNYTAQELKTFFKTNHDYFNSLKLPVSYLGQTKKYSVEYPIASAQAARLNSPLKTYELSGPHHVNRFIKDLKVIDYIEIINFEFAEGGDFMYDANHYSLYGTEMLSSILAKRLFEAEP, encoded by the coding sequence ATGTTATATTCTTTTTCCCCATCAGATAAGAAACGACGTTCCGATCTTGACGGGATAAGAGCATTTGCAATCTTCATTGTGTTGGGTTATCACTTGCAGATTCCATGGTTCAATAATGGATTTATCGGAGTCGATATATTTTTTGTGCTTTCAGGTTATTTAATTACCGAACTACTTCTGCGAAACGGACTCGAGGATCGATCTGACATAATCGCATTCTACTGGCGAAGAGCACACCGGTTGCTGCCGGCCTTCCTTTTCATGCTCGGTATTGTTGCTATACTCGTATGGCTACTCGTTCCGCTCAAAATCGTCGACTTTGCAAAAAATGCTTTCTGGAGCCTTGGCTACCTCTCGAACATGTATTATTACTTCACCTCCGGATATTTCTCGACAAGTGCACAGCTGAACTTTCTATTGCACACTTGGTCACTCTCCATCGAAGTTCAATTCTACCTCCTGTATCCTTTGTTGCTATTTTTGTTAGCTAAAAAAAGTAAAAACTATCCCCGGTCTATTGTATGGAGCTTAGTCATACTGCTGTGTATTTCCATCCTATGGATGATCTTGCTTGGCCCGAAAAATGAAAAGGCGACGTTTTACCTATTTCCATCTCGCCTATGGGAATTTCTATGCGGCGCCCTCATACTCTTTATTCGCCAACCCCTGCTTCAAAAGCTGTCATCATTTCAGCGGATGTGGATAGCAATCCTGAGTTGGATTTCGCTTTTTGCCTTAGTCCTTCTGCTGGAAGCGCGGGACCTTCAAGGTTGGCCTTCCATAGCGACAATCCTTCCCTTGCTCTGTGTATCCGTTATCATCCTCATGGAATTCGATCTTCAGGTCTATCGGTTTCCGCTCATAGCTAATCTGGCAAAATACTCCTATGGTCTTTATTTATGGCATTGGCCGCTGATCGTACTCGCCACCTACTTAGGAATGGATCGGACTTGGACCACGTCTTTCATGATTATTTTTATTAGCTCGAGTGTGGCAATTTTTAGTTATCAGCTTATTGAACGTAGAACGATCACCCGCGAAAAAAAGCTGTTAATTCCTGCCATCATCATGTCCTTGGGAACGCTCACGTTCACCCATCCACGCATTCCAAATCTGATATTTAGTGAAAGCCAGTTGGATACCTATCGAACGTTACGCGATTACAAAACTCAAATAGCTCCCGTCCAATATGGCTTCTCAAAGACGCATTTACAGTACCATGAACCCTTCGAGTCGCTTGGCACAGTCTCCCAGATAAGCTTGTCGGACTCGATCTGCAACTACCTTCTGATTGGTGATTGCCACGCGGGAATGTTTTCCTACTCACTCAAGCGCGCAGCACAGCAACATGGCGTCAATCTGGTCATTATCAGCATGGACGAAACCTTTCCTGTAAAAAATGCTCCAGGAAACTATGTAGGTCCCAGAGATAAAATGCGATATCTATTCGATGAGTTTATACCCAGAAATCAGTATCAATTCGAAAAAATCATCTTGATGGCAGATTACACCAATTACACCGCACAGGAGCTGAAAACGTTTTTTAAAACGAATCATGATTATTTTAATTCCTTGAAACTTCCAGTCAGCTATCTAGGTCAGACAAAGAAATACAGTGTAGAATACCCAATAGCTTCAGCGCAAGCCGCTCGTTTGAATAGCCCATTGAAAACGTATGAGCTTTCGGGCCCACACCATGTTAACCGATTCATCAAAGACCTGAAGGTCATCGACTATATAGAAATCATAAATTTTGAATTTGCGGAAGGAGGAGATTTTATGTACGATGCAAACCATTATTCCCTTTATGGCACCGAGATGCTTTCCTCTATTTTAGCAAAAAGGCTGTTCGAAGCAGAGCCATAG
- a CDS encoding ABC transporter transmembrane domain-containing protein, with product MMNRQQLSWILNFSNEYKYKLLSYFLFEIFSLIFSFSFIWYSKLSIDAAVGGQTESLSGLLVITALSMLLSFACSQLASYLNERNKALMLVDLQKQILQKQVDVRWEAQKKHTGDLMVRLLNDTQEIVTAVAQTIIACMVSLIKIIAATWFLCWMDPWLAAVLLLITPFLLFSKFFFRKLRTLQKSLKNAESQLGKTIQDNLRLRLLIRSMNQDKQRWQHVEHDQNEIYQIKRSLINFSTFSKGIWGGVFSLSYIVAFVWGIQSLNAGLITVGTMSAFLQLVIRIQSPAAALIGNLPSLIRFSSAVDRVEEILKETVEERVEPCFLKDLVEVKLSNLALRVDGNLLVTNLDFTFKIGVPSVVFGASGLGKSTILRAILGLLNPVAGAIVLKNQSLFLSMSPAYRCNFAFVPQGEKIFNGTIRNNLLFGTDGCSDERLYEALEIACANFVFDLPLALETMIGESGFGLSEGQIQRLAVARAILQPARAWVFDEVTSALDQETAHALVRNLIQAGRDKIIIFVTHDISLSGYFENTLNLTKRALLTKK from the coding sequence ATGATGAACCGTCAACAGCTATCTTGGATCCTTAATTTCTCAAACGAATATAAGTACAAACTTCTCTCTTATTTCCTATTTGAAATTTTTTCCCTGATTTTTAGCTTTTCCTTTATTTGGTATTCTAAGCTATCGATCGACGCAGCTGTGGGAGGCCAAACGGAAAGTCTTAGCGGATTGTTAGTCATTACAGCCTTGAGCATGTTGCTCTCCTTTGCATGTTCACAACTAGCATCTTACCTCAACGAGCGCAACAAAGCGCTCATGCTTGTGGATTTGCAAAAGCAAATTCTTCAAAAGCAAGTCGACGTTCGTTGGGAGGCACAGAAAAAACATACGGGGGATTTGATGGTTCGTTTACTCAATGATACCCAGGAAATCGTTACAGCAGTCGCCCAGACCATTATAGCCTGTATGGTTAGCTTGATTAAGATCATCGCTGCGACTTGGTTTCTTTGCTGGATGGACCCCTGGTTAGCCGCTGTGCTGCTCCTTATTACTCCCTTTCTTTTGTTTTCTAAATTTTTCTTTCGGAAACTTCGGACCCTTCAAAAATCATTGAAAAATGCGGAAAGTCAGTTAGGAAAGACCATTCAAGATAATCTGCGATTGCGTTTGTTGATTCGCTCGATGAATCAAGACAAACAACGATGGCAGCACGTTGAACACGACCAAAATGAAATCTACCAAATAAAGCGAAGTTTAATCAATTTCTCTACTTTCTCCAAAGGAATATGGGGAGGAGTTTTTAGTTTAAGTTACATTGTTGCCTTTGTTTGGGGAATTCAGAGTTTAAATGCCGGGCTGATCACTGTGGGTACCATGAGCGCTTTCTTGCAATTGGTAATTCGTATTCAGTCTCCTGCTGCGGCACTTATTGGAAACTTACCTTCTCTAATCCGCTTTAGCAGTGCGGTGGACCGTGTAGAGGAGATCTTGAAAGAAACGGTAGAGGAAAGGGTAGAGCCTTGTTTTCTGAAAGACCTGGTGGAAGTAAAGCTTTCCAATTTAGCCTTGCGCGTGGATGGAAACCTATTGGTCACTAATCTTGATTTTACATTTAAAATCGGTGTACCCTCCGTGGTTTTTGGTGCCAGTGGACTCGGCAAGTCGACAATCTTGCGAGCGATCCTAGGACTGCTTAATCCCGTGGCAGGGGCAATCGTCCTGAAAAATCAATCGTTATTCCTGAGCATGAGTCCAGCATACCGTTGCAACTTCGCGTTCGTCCCGCAAGGGGAGAAGATCTTCAACGGAACAATCCGCAATAACTTGCTTTTTGGCACGGATGGGTGTAGCGATGAACGCTTATATGAAGCGCTTGAAATCGCCTGTGCAAATTTTGTGTTTGATTTGCCGTTAGCGTTAGAGACGATGATCGGTGAGTCCGGATTCGGTCTGTCAGAGGGACAGATACAACGATTGGCAGTAGCCCGCGCTATTCTTCAGCCAGCTCGAGCCTGGGTATTTGATGAGGTTACCTCTGCGCTGGACCAAGAGACAGCGCATGCGCTAGTTCGAAACTTAATCCAAGCGGGACGCGATAAAATCATTATATTCGTCACCCATGATATAAGTTTGAGCGGATATTTTGAGAACACCTTGAATCTGACCAAGCGCGCCTTGTTAACGAAGAAATAA
- the dnaG gene encoding DNA primase: MIKKETIEKVLDAARIEEVVGDFVDLKKRGTSLIGNCPFHNEKTPSFHVSVNKGIYKCFGCGAGGDSLKFVMEHEKYAYPEAIRYLANKYNIPIEEVERSPAQMAAQDKRESLYVINQWASKFFKHSLWETEIGQSIGLSYFRERGYREDIIKKFDLGYSPEAWTSLVDEAAKDGFAKEYLTELGLAVQRDDKSLYDRFRGRVIFPIHNLTGRVIGFGGRTLKKDKTVPKYVNSPESEIYHKSNVLYGLHLAKKAILENDVCFLVEGYADVLSCHQAGVEHVVSSSGTSLTTGQIKLISRYTKQVVILYDGDEAGIKASLRGTDMLLEEGLNVKVLLFPDGNDPDSYIQKYGASEFRSYVEKNQEDFVFYKTNILLRDAKEDPIKRAEVIREVVESIALIPDEIKVSVYIRQCSSLLDIEERVLLSELNKIRLAKARSKEKKEAQTQQNQAAAAINMPPGGEEWYPAEMLAAMGAESPSTEAVQVESAELRLEKELVRILLNYGRELVHWEGDGDVPVAPYLLASLDDIEIVDKTCKLIVDEFAKQAENFQVPEAKIFFSHENPEVSTLAVDSVVNKYELSPSWNDDKRKIFVPEELDQLKTLVVQVIYRIKKNKIEVQMQSIREELKQTTDDADLQFLLAKYQKLKEGEQMLGSLLGNIVVK, encoded by the coding sequence ATGATCAAGAAAGAGACAATAGAAAAGGTTTTAGACGCTGCTCGTATTGAGGAGGTAGTAGGGGATTTTGTCGATTTAAAGAAAAGAGGAACTTCCTTAATTGGGAATTGTCCATTTCATAATGAAAAGACACCATCGTTCCATGTATCGGTAAATAAAGGGATCTATAAATGCTTCGGATGTGGGGCGGGTGGAGATTCGTTAAAATTTGTGATGGAGCATGAAAAGTATGCCTATCCTGAAGCAATCCGCTACCTTGCTAATAAGTATAATATCCCTATTGAAGAGGTCGAACGCTCGCCAGCTCAAATGGCAGCGCAAGATAAACGAGAAAGTCTCTATGTCATCAATCAATGGGCATCAAAATTCTTCAAGCACTCCTTATGGGAAACAGAGATTGGTCAGTCAATTGGACTGAGCTATTTCCGTGAAAGGGGCTATCGAGAGGACATCATCAAGAAGTTCGATCTTGGGTATTCTCCCGAAGCATGGACTTCTTTAGTCGATGAGGCTGCAAAGGACGGCTTTGCCAAAGAATATCTGACAGAGTTAGGCTTAGCTGTTCAGCGAGACGATAAGTCTTTATATGACCGCTTTCGGGGTCGGGTTATCTTTCCTATTCATAATCTTACTGGCCGGGTTATCGGATTTGGCGGTAGAACTCTAAAGAAGGATAAGACTGTTCCTAAATATGTCAATTCTCCGGAAAGTGAAATTTATCATAAGTCCAATGTCCTCTATGGCCTTCATCTAGCGAAGAAGGCAATTCTAGAAAACGATGTATGTTTTTTGGTAGAGGGTTACGCCGATGTGCTCTCCTGTCATCAGGCAGGGGTCGAACATGTTGTTTCATCTTCAGGAACTTCGTTGACCACTGGCCAGATAAAACTGATTTCTCGTTATACAAAGCAGGTCGTTATCCTTTATGATGGCGATGAAGCCGGCATTAAAGCCTCATTGAGAGGAACAGACATGCTTCTAGAGGAAGGCTTGAATGTAAAAGTGTTGCTTTTCCCTGATGGAAATGATCCGGACTCCTATATTCAGAAGTATGGTGCTAGCGAATTCCGCTCTTACGTAGAGAAAAATCAGGAAGACTTTGTTTTCTACAAGACCAATATTCTTCTTCGTGATGCCAAAGAGGATCCCATTAAGCGTGCGGAGGTTATTCGTGAGGTCGTTGAAAGCATCGCTCTCATCCCTGATGAAATTAAAGTTTCCGTCTACATCCGTCAGTGTAGCTCGTTGTTAGATATCGAGGAACGCGTGCTGCTTTCCGAACTCAATAAAATTCGATTAGCTAAGGCCCGTTCCAAGGAGAAAAAAGAAGCTCAGACACAGCAGAATCAAGCTGCTGCGGCCATAAATATGCCGCCCGGTGGCGAGGAATGGTATCCGGCGGAGATGCTTGCAGCAATGGGGGCGGAGTCGCCTTCAACAGAGGCAGTACAAGTAGAGTCAGCAGAGCTTCGTTTAGAAAAAGAGTTAGTTCGAATTTTACTGAACTACGGTAGAGAACTCGTGCATTGGGAAGGAGATGGTGATGTTCCGGTTGCTCCTTATTTGTTGGCTAGTCTGGATGATATCGAAATTGTGGATAAAACCTGCAAGTTGATTGTAGATGAGTTCGCCAAGCAAGCTGAAAACTTTCAAGTGCCTGAAGCAAAGATTTTTTTCTCTCATGAAAACCCTGAGGTTTCAACTTTAGCGGTAGATTCGGTAGTCAATAAATACGAATTAAGTCCTAGTTGGAACGACGACAAACGTAAGATTTTTGTTCCCGAAGAGCTCGATCAGTTGAAGACGCTGGTCGTCCAAGTCATTTACCGGATCAAGAAGAATAAGATCGAGGTGCAGATGCAGTCGATTCGCGAAGAACTAAAACAGACAACTGATGATGCAGACCTTCAATTTCTCTTGGCAAAATATCAAAAGCTCAAAGAGGGTGAACAGATGCTGGGATCGCTGCTTGGTAATATCGTCGTAAAGTAA
- a CDS encoding glutaminyl-peptide cyclotransferase: MKQKLKYLGVVLALPFLFFYSCKTQKGKFEFVNPISGTKVLKGEKLQLKLNFNDAAIDSVVYSVDGDVFDRKTDTTTVAFDTDKHGYGNKRLSAKIYSQGKEDVAYSDLLVVPPAPKAYAFEVVNTYPHDSTAFTQGLYYDNGILYESTGKEDRTSLRKVELKTGKILQKMEGDGTFFGEGMTVVGDKIYFLTWLNKKGFIYDKASLKLLKSFEYGKSQEGWGLTYDGKQFIKSDGSANVYFLDPVSLQETGSLQIFDDNGPVDRINELEYVDGKIYANIYDQSKDEVVIIDPVTGVVEGRINFVGLYDGVRKSADNEMNGIAYKRDTNTLLVTGKDWTKLFEVRLSER, from the coding sequence ATGAAACAAAAACTGAAATACTTAGGAGTTGTACTTGCGCTGCCCTTTCTATTCTTTTACAGCTGTAAAACGCAAAAAGGTAAATTTGAGTTTGTGAATCCCATATCGGGGACAAAGGTCTTGAAGGGTGAAAAATTGCAACTCAAGCTAAACTTCAATGATGCGGCGATAGACTCGGTCGTTTATTCTGTTGACGGAGATGTTTTTGATCGAAAAACTGATACGACAACCGTCGCATTCGATACAGATAAGCATGGTTATGGAAATAAGCGTTTAAGCGCTAAAATCTATTCGCAAGGGAAAGAGGATGTCGCCTACAGTGATCTGTTAGTGGTTCCTCCTGCCCCTAAAGCATACGCATTTGAAGTCGTTAATACCTACCCCCATGATTCTACGGCATTTACCCAAGGATTGTATTATGACAACGGGATTCTCTATGAATCTACCGGGAAAGAGGATAGAACTTCGCTGCGTAAGGTGGAGCTAAAAACCGGTAAGATTCTCCAAAAGATGGAAGGGGATGGAACTTTCTTTGGTGAAGGTATGACCGTTGTGGGCGATAAAATCTACTTTTTGACTTGGTTAAACAAAAAAGGATTTATTTACGACAAAGCAAGTTTGAAATTGTTGAAATCATTTGAGTATGGTAAAAGCCAAGAAGGTTGGGGATTGACTTACGACGGAAAACAGTTTATTAAATCGGATGGTTCAGCTAACGTTTATTTCCTTGATCCGGTTAGCTTACAAGAAACAGGGTCCCTTCAAATATTCGACGATAACGGTCCGGTCGATCGCATTAATGAACTGGAGTATGTTGATGGAAAGATTTATGCAAACATTTACGACCAGTCAAAAGATGAGGTGGTTATTATCGACCCGGTGACGGGCGTTGTTGAAGGGAGAATCAATTTTGTTGGGTTATACGATGGGGTAAGAAAGTCTGCTGATAATGAGATGAATGGTATAGCTTATAAACGAGACACGAATACGCTCCTGGTGACCGGTAAGGACTGGACAAAATTGTTTGAGGTGCGCTTAAGTGAGCGTTAA
- a CDS encoding PqqD family protein gives MKIKDNLVLRKIGKDYVIVDPNQGQVDLSRVFSFNESAAFLIESLGEKEFDLETASTILQNEYGIEPERAINDCRAILVQLKEQHLLSD, from the coding sequence ATGAAAATAAAAGACAATTTAGTGCTGAGAAAAATAGGTAAAGATTATGTTATTGTTGACCCGAATCAAGGTCAAGTAGATTTAAGTCGAGTTTTCAGCTTTAATGAATCTGCAGCCTTTTTAATAGAATCACTTGGTGAAAAGGAATTTGACTTAGAGACGGCTTCCACAATCTTACAAAATGAATATGGTATTGAACCAGAGAGAGCGATAAATGACTGCCGGGCGATTCTTGTTCAATTGAAGGAGCAACATCTTTTATCAGACTAA
- a CDS encoding polysaccharide biosynthesis protein produces the protein MDINSLKRRFRKDSPRWVILLIDMVIVLLCYYLTNFTVNSFKGRFDVEIMAKKSLFIMGVYCCSFLYFRTYRGIVRQTGLRDAWCILKSVSVAFFILMLTSFIVRSGFDDKQAISVFFRPSYAVVFTHAFFITVCLVAARVFYRTVYEKFFFSGRVVERVMIFGAGNMGTLTLNLFRNEIRRKVKVVAFADDNPNRIGKMINGYKIIDMEKLTPVFVKKIQIDSIIIALDDNNKERLSKISARIEPLPVKLKIMPTSAKLLSGKAATRQLRTLKIEDLLGREAIKLENPVVHEMMRDKVILVTGGAGSIGSELVRQIAFTDFKHLIVVDQAESALYDIQQELRSSCQKDNVLFMVGNVRDRQFMDSIFEQYRPQIVFHAAAYKHVPLMEQNPYESILTNVWGSKNVADMADKYGVEKFVMVSTDKAVNPTNVMGATKRIAEIYVSGLNSKSRTNYIVTRFGNVLGSNGSVIPLFEKQLKKGGPLTVTHQDITRYFMTIPEACQLVQEAAVMGKGGEIYVFDMGKPVKIIDLAIRMIRLKGYKYPEDINIEITGLRPGEKIFEELLADNENTSKTHHNKIMIARVNTDDVDSKIQKIENLCTQVVTPAGDHNPMLLVELVKEIVPEYISKNSIFSKLDNVAEDIVAK, from the coding sequence ATGGATATTAATTCGCTTAAACGTCGCTTCCGTAAGGATAGCCCAAGATGGGTTATCCTATTAATCGATATGGTAATCGTTCTACTTTGTTACTATTTAACAAACTTTACGGTAAATAGTTTCAAGGGTCGGTTCGATGTTGAAATTATGGCGAAAAAGTCTTTATTTATTATGGGAGTTTACTGCTGTTCGTTTCTCTATTTTCGCACCTACCGCGGCATAGTCCGACAAACAGGTTTAAGAGATGCATGGTGTATCCTTAAATCAGTGTCAGTCGCTTTCTTTATATTAATGTTGACTTCTTTCATAGTACGAAGCGGGTTTGATGACAAACAGGCTATTAGTGTGTTTTTTCGACCATCTTACGCTGTCGTCTTTACGCACGCATTTTTTATAACTGTTTGTCTAGTAGCCGCTCGTGTGTTTTATAGAACGGTGTACGAGAAATTTTTCTTTAGTGGAAGAGTGGTTGAAAGGGTAATGATATTTGGCGCAGGTAACATGGGGACACTTACCTTAAACTTATTCAGAAATGAGATAAGAAGAAAAGTAAAAGTTGTAGCTTTTGCGGATGATAATCCGAATAGAATCGGAAAGATGATCAATGGATATAAGATTATTGATATGGAGAAATTAACTCCCGTCTTTGTTAAGAAAATACAAATCGACAGTATCATTATCGCGTTGGATGATAACAATAAAGAACGCCTATCCAAGATATCTGCCAGGATAGAGCCTTTACCTGTTAAGCTTAAGATTATGCCTACTTCGGCAAAGCTATTGAGTGGCAAAGCGGCAACCAGACAATTGAGGACGTTGAAAATAGAGGACTTATTAGGTAGGGAAGCGATAAAATTGGAGAACCCTGTGGTTCATGAAATGATGCGTGATAAGGTAATTCTTGTTACGGGGGGCGCTGGGTCTATCGGATCTGAATTAGTACGTCAGATTGCTTTCACAGACTTCAAGCATCTGATCGTTGTGGATCAAGCGGAATCTGCGCTCTATGATATTCAACAAGAGTTAAGAAGCAGCTGTCAAAAGGATAATGTATTGTTCATGGTTGGAAACGTCAGGGATCGGCAGTTTATGGACTCTATATTTGAACAGTACAGACCACAAATTGTATTCCATGCTGCAGCATATAAGCATGTTCCATTGATGGAGCAGAACCCATACGAGTCAATTCTGACGAATGTTTGGGGGTCGAAAAATGTTGCAGACATGGCTGACAAATATGGCGTTGAGAAATTTGTGATGGTTTCGACTGACAAAGCGGTCAACCCAACAAATGTGATGGGAGCAACTAAGCGAATCGCTGAAATCTACGTCTCAGGACTAAATAGTAAGAGCCGCACTAACTATATTGTTACTCGTTTTGGGAATGTTCTAGGGTCTAACGGATCCGTAATTCCTTTGTTTGAGAAGCAGCTAAAGAAAGGTGGACCTTTGACCGTAACCCATCAAGATATTACAAGGTACTTTATGACGATTCCTGAAGCTTGTCAACTCGTCCAAGAGGCAGCGGTAATGGGAAAGGGGGGAGAGATCTATGTGTTTGATATGGGCAAGCCGGTAAAAATTATTGATCTGGCAATTCGCATGATTCGACTTAAGGGCTACAAATATCCGGAAGACATCAATATTGAAATTACAGGTCTTCGTCCTGGGGAAAAGATTTTTGAAGAATTGCTTGCAGATAATGAAAATACCAGCAAAACTCACCATAATAAGATTATGATCGCACGCGTGAATACCGATGATGTCGATTCGAAAATACAAAAGATTGAGAATTTGTGTACACAGGTAGTCACACCTGCTGGGGATCATAACCCAATGTTGCTCGTCGAGCTTGTTAAAGAGATTGTTCCGGAATACATTTCCAAAAACTCCATCTTCTCCAAGTTGGATAATGTGGCTGAAGATATTGTCGCGAAATAG
- a CDS encoding nucleotidyltransferase family protein, whose protein sequence is MIEQNSTQALLAAVRSSLWQSEVDTRYFENLTARDWKEIYLMSFQQTVEGLVATAVQQLPERLLPPMELRLKWLVATSRIQKANLAMEQAIAKQYQLFKKAGIRCILQKGHGVSSYYPDPTLRKTGDIDWFFPTTDDYQAAKKLIVQAGAELKSSDSFSSGFQWGRFYIEHHRRIIQLRNPFVQGKASRFVNRELAEKSQHIINGVSVEIPTGFLNLIQVNAHILKHQITYGIGLRQLCDACLLYYAYGKHIDPQELKNIYQELGMLKWSHYLHQMLVDLFHLPLENIPYPIEYFSDVQWMENYILRTGNFGFFDPEHPDSEKPGGRVDRPQRLFRNFYRFLGIAPMEALSFPFYQVYIKSFR, encoded by the coding sequence ATGATCGAGCAAAACTCCACGCAAGCACTGTTGGCCGCTGTACGCTCGTCGCTTTGGCAGAGCGAGGTCGACACACGCTATTTTGAAAATTTGACCGCTAGAGACTGGAAGGAGATATATTTAATGTCTTTTCAGCAAACCGTGGAAGGCTTGGTAGCCACTGCAGTTCAGCAACTCCCTGAGAGATTGCTGCCCCCCATGGAACTGCGACTGAAATGGTTGGTCGCAACATCGCGTATCCAAAAGGCAAATCTCGCAATGGAACAAGCTATTGCAAAGCAGTATCAGCTGTTTAAAAAAGCAGGGATCCGATGTATATTACAAAAGGGGCATGGTGTCTCTAGTTACTATCCTGACCCGACCCTAAGGAAGACGGGCGATATTGATTGGTTTTTTCCCACAACGGATGATTATCAAGCTGCAAAAAAGTTAATCGTTCAGGCTGGTGCGGAGCTGAAAAGCTCTGATAGCTTTAGCAGCGGATTTCAGTGGGGAAGGTTTTATATTGAGCATCATCGGCGAATCATCCAGCTCCGGAATCCTTTTGTTCAAGGTAAGGCATCGCGTTTTGTTAACCGTGAGCTCGCTGAAAAATCACAGCATATTATCAATGGAGTTTCTGTGGAAATTCCGACTGGATTCTTGAATCTTATCCAAGTAAACGCCCATATTCTTAAGCACCAAATAACCTATGGAATTGGTTTACGCCAGCTCTGTGATGCTTGTCTTCTATACTATGCTTACGGAAAACACATTGATCCTCAGGAATTGAAAAATATTTATCAAGAGCTGGGCATGCTAAAATGGTCGCATTACCTGCATCAAATGCTGGTAGATTTGTTTCATCTCCCGTTAGAGAATATTCCCTACCCGATCGAGTATTTTTCAGACGTCCAGTGGATGGAGAATTATATATTGCGCACTGGAAATTTTGGATTTTTCGATCCCGAACATCCCGATAGTGAAAAGCCTGGAGGACGTGTGGATCGTCCCCAACGTCTCTTTCGGAATTTTTACCGTTTTCTCGGTATAGCACCGATGGAAGCGTTGAGCTTTCCCTTTTACCAAGTTTACATTAAATCTTTTCGGTAA